One window of Camelina sativa cultivar DH55 chromosome 4, Cs, whole genome shotgun sequence genomic DNA carries:
- the LOC104781155 gene encoding F-box protein PP2-A15, giving the protein MGSSLSNLNDGTNGMSMGTSLGDIPESCVACVFMYLTPPEICNLAGLNRAFRGAASSDSVWDKKLPANYQDLLDLLPPERYHTLSKKDIFAVLSRPIPFDDDSKELWIDRVTGRVCMAISARGMAITGIEDRRYWNWNPTEESRFHVVAYLQQIWWFEVDGTVRFHLPPGIYSLSFRIHLGRFTKRLGRRVCHFEHTHGWDVKPVRFSLSTSDGQNASCEYYLDDVERDEALGQHKRGCWIEYRVGEFIVNGSEPSTEIQWSMKQIDCTHSKGGLCVDSVFINPIGDLKEHRKKDFVI; this is encoded by the exons ATGGGTTCGTCCTTGTCGAATCTAAACGACGGGACGAATGGTATGTCAATGGGAACAAGTCTGGGCGATATACCGGAAAGCTGCGTGGCCTGTGTGTTTATGTATTTGACCCCGCCGGAGATTTGCAATCTGGCAGGATTGAATCGTGCATTCCGTGGTGCGGCTTCTTCCGATTCCGTTTGGGATAAGAAGCTCCCTGCGAATTATCAGGATCTGCTTGATTTGTTGCCCCCTGAGAGGTATCATACTCTCTCCAAGAAAGATATTTTCGCTGTCCTCTCTCGTCCCATCCCTTTTGATGATGAttctaag GAGCTGTGGATTGATAGAGTTACAGGACGGGTTTGTATGGCAATTTCAGCTAGAGGAATGGCTATAACTGGGATTGAAGACCGGAGGTATTGGAATTGGAATCCAACTGAAGAATCTAG GTTCCATGTTGTAGCCTACTTACAGCAGATTTGGTGGTTTGAAGTTGATGGAACAGTGAGATTTCATCTCCCACCTGGTATCTACTCTCTATCATTCAGAATCCATCTAGGGAGATTCACAAAAAGGCTAGGGAGACGTGTGTGCCACTTTGAACACACTCATGGTTGGGACGTAAAGCCTGTGAGGTTTTCGCTTTCAACTTCTGATGGTCAAAATGCATCATGCGAATATTACTTGGACGATGTAGAGAGAGACGAAGCACTCGGGCAACACAAGCGTGGTTGCTGGATCGAGTATAGGGTTGGAGAATTCATAGTGAACGGATCAGAACCGTCAACCGAAATCCAATGGTCGATGAAACAGATAGACTGTACACACTCGAAAGGAGGGTTATGTGTTGATTCAGTCTTCATAAACCCAATTGGTGATCTGAAGGAACACAGAAAGAAAGATTTTGTGATATAG
- the LOC104781156 gene encoding probable carbohydrate esterase At4g34215 has protein sequence MTKIFFLFSIIIIIFLQSPPKIQSQTIPRNISIFILAGQSNMAGRGGVYNDTATNTTVWDGVIPQECRSNPSIFRLTAKLKWEIAKEPLHVDIDVNKTNGIGPGMSFADRLFYRFGHVGLVPCSIGGTKLSQWQKGEYLYEDTVRRAKAAVASSGGGSYRGILWYQGESDTVDMVDASVYKKRLVKFFTDLRSDLDQPNLPIIQVALATGAGPYVDAVRKAQLKTDLKNVYCVDAMGLPLEPDGLHLTTSSQVRLGQMIAQSFADNIPNSAQSLYMPLLITSFCCSLSIIFLEILAPTLPFL, from the exons ATGACCAAGatctttttcttattctctatcatcatcatcatttttcttCAATCTCCACCAAAAATCCAATCCCAAACTATTCCAAGAAACATTAGTATCTTCATCTTGGCCGGGCAAAGCAACATGGCGGGTCGAGGTGGAGTTTATAACGACACCGCTACAAACACCACCGTGTGGGACGGTGTGATCCCCCAGGAATGTCGATCAAACCCTTCGATCTTCCGTCTCACGGCCAAGCTCAAGTGGGAAATTGCTAAAGAGCCACTACACGTTGACATTGATGTTAACAAGACTAATGGTATTGGACCGGGTATGTCATTTGCTGATCGGTTGTTTTACCGGTTCGGTCATGTGGGTTTGGTTCCTTGCTCTATCGGTGGGACTAAACTAAGCCAATGGCAAAAGGGTGAGTATCTTTACGAGGATACGGTGAGGAGAGCGAAAGCCGCGGTTGCTAGTAGTGGAGGCGGCTCGTACAGGGGGATTTTGTG GTATCAGGGTGAGTCGGATACGGTGGATATGGTGGATGCTTCGGTTTATAAGAAGAGACTAGTCAAGTTCTTTACTGATCTTCGAAGTGATTTAGATCAGCCAAATCTTCCTATTATACAG gtggCTCTAGCGACAGGGGCAGGACCATATGTTGATGCGGTGAGAAAAGCTCAACTCAAGACAGATCTTAAGAACGTGTATTGTGTTGACGCCATGGGTCTACCTCTTGAACCGGACGGTTTGCATCTTACCACTTCATCTCAGGTCCGGCTCGGTCAAATGATAGCCCAGAGTTTCGCGGACAATATTCCCAATTCAGCTCAATCACTCTATATGCCTCTTCTAATTACTTCCTTCTGTTGTTCCCTTTCTATCATCTTTTTAGAAATCTTGGCACCTACCTTACcatttttgtaa
- the LOC104781154 gene encoding pyruvate kinase 1, cytosolic: MHSSHLLLEEPIRMASILEPSKSSFFPALTKIVGTLGPKSRSVEALSGCLKAGMSVARFDFSWGDSDYHQETLDNLKVAVRSTKKLCAVMLDTVGPELQVINKSEKAITLKADGLVTLTPNQDHEASSEVLPINFNGLAKAVKKGDTIFVGQYLFTGSETTSVWLEVAEVKGDDVICLSRNAATLAGSLFTLHASQVHIDLPTLTEKDKEVISTWGVQNKIDFLSLSYCRHAEDVRQTREMLKKLGDLSQTQIFAKIENVEGLTHFDEILQEADGIILSRGNLGIDLPPEKVFLFQKAALYKCNMAGKPAVLTRVVDSMTDNLRPTRAEATDVANAVLDGSDAILLGAETLRGLYPVETISTVGRICAEAEKVFNQDLYFKKTVKYVGEPMTHLESIASSAVRAAIKVKASVIICFTSSGRAARLISKYRPTMPVISVVIPRVKTNQLKWSFSGAFEARQSLIVRGLFPMLADPRHPAESTSATNESVLKVALDHGKHAGVIKSHDRVVVCQKVGDASVVKIIELED, encoded by the exons ATGCATTCCAGTCATCTTCTTCTCGAGGAGCCGATCAGGATGGCTTCAATCCTCGAGCCTTCCAAATCt AGTTTCTTCCCGGCATTGACTAAGATCGTCGGAACTCTCGGTCCTAAATCCCGATCCGTCGAGGCTCTCTCCGGCTGTCTCAAAGCCGGCATGTCTG TGGCTCGATTCGATTTCTCTTGGGGAGACTCTGATTATCACCAGGAGACTCTGGATAATCTCAAGGTTGCTGTGAGGAGCACTAAGAAGCTTTGTgct GTTATGCTTGATACTGTTGGACCTGAGTTGCAAGTTATTAACAAATCTGAGAAAGCTATTACTTTGAAAGCTGATGGCCTTGTAACTTTGACACCGAATCAAGACCACGAAGCCTCTTCTGAAGTTCTTCCCATTAATTTCAATGGGCTTGCCAAG GCAGTGAAGAAAGGAGACACTATCTTTGTTGGGCAATACCTCTTCACTGGTAGTGAAACAACTTCAGTTTGGCTCGAG GTTGCTGAAGTTAAAGGAGATGATGTCATTTGCCTGTCTAGGAATGCTGCTACTCTTGCTGGTTCTCTCTTCACTTTGCATGCCTCTCAAGTTCACATCGATCTGCCAACTCTCACCGAGAAGGATAAGGAG GTTATAAGCACATGGGGGGTTCAAAATAAAATCGATTTTCTCTCATTGTCTTATTGCCGACATGCGGAGGATGTTCGCCAG ACCCGTGAAATGCTTAAAAAGTTGGGTGACCTCTCCCAAACACAAATATTTGCAAAGATTGAGAATGTAGAG ggACTAACCCACTTTGATGAGATTCTACAAGAAGCTGATGGAATTATTCTTTCACGTGGGAATTTGGGTATAGATCTACCCCCAGAAAAG gtgtttttgtttcaaaaggCAGCTCTTTACAAGTGCAACATGGCTGGAAAGCCAGCCGTTCTTACCCGTGTTGTTGACAGTATGACTGACAACTTACGACCAACTCGTGCGGAGGCAACGGATGTTGCTAATGCTGTTTTAGATG GAAGTGATGCAATTCTTCTTGGTGCTGAGACCCTTCGTGGATTGTACCCTGTTGAGACAATATCAACTGTTGGTAGGATCTGTGCTGAG GCAGAGAAGGTTTTCAATCAAGATTTGTACTTCAAGAAGACTGTCAAGTATGTTGGAGAACCTATGACCCACTTGGAATCGATTGCTTCTTCAGCT GTACGGGCAGCCATCAAGGTTAAGGCATCAGTAATTATATGCTTCACCTCTTCTGGAAGAGCAGCCAG GTTGATTTCCAAATACAGGCCAACGATGCCTGTTATATCTGTTGTCATTCCCAGGGTTAAGACAAATCAGCTAAAATGGAGCTTTAGTGGAGCTTTTGAG GCGAGGCAGTCACTTATTGTCAGAGGCCTCTTCCCAATGCTCGCTGACCCTCGTCACCCT GCGGAATCAACAAGTGCGACAAACGAGTCAGTCCTGAAGGTTGCTCTAGACCATGGGAAGCATGCTGGAGTGATCAAGTCCCATGACAGAGTAGTGGTGTGCCAGAAAGTTGGTGATGCATCTGTGGTTAAGATCATCGAGCTCGAGGATTAA
- the LOC104781153 gene encoding zinc finger CCCH domain-containing protein 18-like, giving the protein MNFTEAMNVVHNRIHELEPENASKIIGYLLLIQDHNDRDMIRLAFCPDSVMRSMINCVKYELAKNSHYNVPSSDHIQIRKFGSFTGSSNQSLLVFVSPPSVLSMGTSSWENTNDMDSSLQNNVQFLNFEDSSINSPEFSTSFFSQEKRQGLCLRTTRRSPSLPEFPVKICHYFNKGFCKHGNNCRYFHGQIKPERDSFSQMFNPNNNLSDDEHVVSSCSLEKLEGEIIELLKSRRGAPISIASLTMMYYEKYGRTLQAEGYLTESQRHGKAGYSLTKLLARLKNTIRLIDRPHGQHSVVLAEDVSKFVEYEQGAILAGSRQIYLTFPAESSFNEYDVSNYFSKFGPVEDVRMPYQQKRMFGFVTFAYTETAKHILAKGNPHFICGARVLVKPYREKSCSSRYIDNNKPLLDIRYGSRYIDKDTEMNTMPMRVSESSRLVKKQFLEEHKQSVSRSLPSDYSYLGFSSNDFKLTTDEEEQEEQAGRLSYLLDYLNTEDNIMNTCTTYKDNDRRIHCEALDSQDLNLPDSPFSSLFGKEISLAT; this is encoded by the exons ATGAATTTCACAGAAGCTATGAATGTTGTGCACAACAGAATCCATGAACTTGAACCAGAGAATGCATCGAAGATCATCGGTTATCTCTTGTTGATACAAGACCACAACGATCGTGACATGATCCGTCTCGCATTCTGTCCAGATTCGGTAATGCGTTCCATGATCAACTGTGTTAAATATGAATTGGCTAAAAACTCTCATTACAACGTTCCTTCTTCTGATCACATTCAAATCCGTAAATTCGGATCATTCACCGGTTCATCAAACCaatctcttttggtttttgtctcTCCTCCTTCGGTTCTTTCCATGGGAACAAGTTCTTGGGAGAATACAAACGACATGGATTCATCATTGCAAAACAATGTTCAGTTCTTGAATTTTGAGGATTCTTCTATAAACAGTCCTGAATTCTCAACTAGTTTCTTCTCTCAGGAGAAACGACAAGGTTTGTGTTTGAGAACGACTCGAAGATCACCGAGCTTACCGGAGTTTCCAGTCAAAATATGCCATTACTTCAACAAAGGGTTCTGCAAACACGGCAACAACTGTAGGTACTTCCATGGACAAATCAAACCGGAGAGAGATAGTTTTTCTCAGATGttcaatccaaacaacaaccTAAGCGACGATGAGCATGTTGTTTCGTCTTGTTCTCTTGAGAAGCTAGAAGGAGAGATCATTGAGCTACTCAAATCAAGAAGAGGTGCTCCAATATCCATAGCTTCATTGACAATGATGTACTATGAGAAGTATGGTAGGACCCTTCAAGCTGAAGGATATCTAACAGAGTCACAAAGACATGGCAAAGCTGGCTATAGCCTTACCAAGCTTCTTGCTCGCTTAAAGAACACCATCCGCCTCATCGACAG GCCTCATGGGCAACATTCAGTTGTACTAGCAGAAGATGTATCAAAATTTGTGGAATACGAACAGGGAGCGATTCTTGCTGGTTCTAGACAGATTTACTTAACATTTCCGGCAGAGAGTAGTTTCAATGAATATGATGTTTCAAACTACTTCTCCAAATTTGGACCAGTGGAAGATGTGAGGATGCCTTATCAGCAAAAGAGAATGTTTGGATTTGTAACTTTTGCTTACACCGAAACCGCCAAACACATTCTTGCTAAAGGAAATCCTCATTTCATATGTGGAGCTCGTGTTCTAGTAAAGCCATATCGGGAAAAATCATGCTCCAGTAGATACATTGACAATAACAAGCCTCTACTCGACATCCGATATGGATCTCGATACATTGACAAAGACACAGAGATGAACACTA TGCCAATGCGGGTTAGTGAGAGCTCAAGACTAGTGAAAAAGCAATTTCTTGAGGAACACAAGCAATCAGTTTCTAGGTCCTTACCTAGTGATTACTCCTATCTCGGTTTCTCTTCCAATGATTTCAAGCTAACAACAGATG AggaggaacaagaagaacaagcgGGACGGTTGAGCTATCTTCTGGATTATTTAAACACCGAAGATAACATTATGAACACATGCACTACCTACAAAGACAATGATAG gAGGATACACTGTGAAGCTTTAGACAGCCAAGACTTAAATCTACCCGATAGTCCATTTTCTTCCCTTTTCGGGAAGGAGATTTCTCTGGCTACATAG